A stretch of the Gossypium hirsutum isolate 1008001.06 chromosome D07, Gossypium_hirsutum_v2.1, whole genome shotgun sequence genome encodes the following:
- the LOC107954227 gene encoding dnaJ protein homolog, producing the protein MFGRAPKKSDNTRYYEILGVSKNASHDDLKKAYKKAAIKNHPDKGGDPEKFKELAQAYEVLSDPEKREIYDQYGEDALKEGMGGGAAAHDPFDIFSSFFGGSPFGGASSRGRRQRRGEDVVHPLKVSLEDLYLGTSKKLSLSRNVICSKCSGKGSKSGASMQCPGCQGSGMKISVRHLGPSMIQQMQHPCNECKGTGETINDKDRCPQCKGEKVVQEKKVLEVIVEKGMQNGQKITFPGEADEAPDTITGDIVFVLQQKDHPKFKRKGEDLFVEHTLALTEALCGFQFVVTHLDGRQLLIKSIPGEVVKPDSFKAINDEGMPLYQRPFIKGKMYIHFTVEFPDSLNPDQIMALEAILPPKPTSHLTDMELDECEETTLHDVNIEEEMRRKQQAAQEAYDEDEDTHGGAQRVQCAQQ; encoded by the exons atgTTTGGAAGAGCACCCAAGAAGAGTGATAATACGAGGTACTATGAGATTCTGGGTGTTTCCAAGAATGCTTCCCACGATGATTTAAAGAAAGCCTATAAAAAAGCCGCCATTAAAAACCATCCAGACAAAGGTGGTGATCCTGAAAAG TTTAAAGAGTTAGCTCAAGCTTATGAGGTTTTGAGTGATCCTGAGAAACGTGAGATATATGATCAGTACGGTGAGGATGCTCTCAAGGAAGGAATGGGTGGTGGAGCCGCGGCTCATGACCCCTTTGATATATTTTCATCCTTCTTCGGTGGTAGTCCCTTTGGAG GTGCTAGCAGTCGAGGAAGGAGACAGAGACGGGGAGAGGATGTAGTTCATCCCCTGAAGGTGTCTCTGGAGGATCTTTACCTTGGGACCTCAAAGAAGCTTTCACTTTCCCGCAATGTGATATGCTCCAAGTGCAGTGG CAAGGGTTCGAAATCTGGAGCTTCAATGCAATGCCCTGGTTGCCAGGGTTCTGGTATGAAGATTTCGGTCAGGCACCTTGGTCCTTCCATGATTCAGCAAATGCAACATCCTTGCAATGAATGCAAGGGTACGGGTGAGACGATAAATGACAAGGACCGCTGCCCTCAGTGTAAAGGTGAGAAGGTTGTTCAGGAGAAGAAAGTGCTGGAAGTCATTGTAGAAAAGGGTATGCAGAACGGACAGAAGATTACGTTCCCAGGCGAAGCTGATGAGGCT CCTGATACCATTACAGGGGACATAGTCTTTGTCCTTCAGCAGAAAGACCATCCAAAATTCAAGAGAAAGGGAGAAGACCTGTTTGTGGAACATACATTGGCTCTAACTGAAGCTTTGTGTGGCTTCCAGTTTGTGGTTACCCATCTTGATGGTCGACAACTTCTAATCAAGTCGATTCCTGGGGAGGTTGTTAAGCCTG ATTCATTTAAGGCAATCAATGATGAGGGGATGCCCCTGTACCAGAGGCCATTCATCAAGGGCAAAATGTACATTCACTTCACCGTTGAATTCCCTGATTCTCTGAACCCTGATCAGATTATGGCACTTGAGGCTATTCTGCCGCCAAAACCAACATCTCATTTGACTGATATGGAGCTCGATGAGTGCGAGGAGACCACGCTACACGATGTGAACATTGAAGAGGAGATGAGGAGGAAGCAGCAGGCAGCTCAGGAAGCCTATGATGAAGATGAGGATACGCATGGTGGTGCCCAGAGGGTGCAATGTGCTCAACAGTAA